One window of the Trifolium pratense cultivar HEN17-A07 linkage group LG2, ARS_RC_1.1, whole genome shotgun sequence genome contains the following:
- the LOC123906085 gene encoding pathogen-associated molecular patterns-induced protein A70-like: MEDPIAAGSNNNFIAMANWFAPSPLFIFVNLVIGTIALVTRFNAKPPKKQFQQQLFQRVKSFNLNHYNQNQPKSSESDQCESTQSQLVQKQKPSLLQRVVSFKLNKHEPTQPKIKTHYAQAESEHPWMKPIKLKPAKLKPVCDEEEENSKVEMMKRSASEKECSMTFDWEEEEDEEMVERRRPATAMARSETTMCKEDEGVDSKADDFINMFKKQLRLQRLDSFIRYRNTL, encoded by the coding sequence ATGGAAGACCCCATAGCAGCaggtagtaataataatttcatagctATGGCTAATTGGTTTGCACCATCTCCTCTTTTCATCTTTGTAAACCTTGTCATCGGTACAATAGCTCTTGTTACTCGCTTCAATGCTAAACCACCCAAAAAACAATTccaacaacaacttttccaacGAGTCAAATCCTTTAATCTTAATCACTACAACCAAAACCAACCAAAATCTTCCGAGTCAGATCAATGCGAGTCCACTCAATCCCAACTcgttcaaaaacaaaaaccgtCTCTGTTACAACGAGTCGTATCCTTCAAACTCAACAAACACGAACCAACTCaacctaaaataaaaacacattacGCTCAAGCTGAATCCGAACATCCATGGATGAAACCGATTAAATTGAAACCGGCTAAATTGAAGCCGGTTTGTGATGAGGAGGAGGAGAATAGCAAGGTGGAGATGATGAAGAGATCAGCGAGTGAGAAAGAGTGTTCTATGACGTTTGACTgggaggaggaagaagatgaagaaatggtTGAGAGAAGGAGGCCGGCGACGGCGATGGCGAGAAGTGAAACGACGATGTgtaaagaagatgaaggtgtAGACTCAAAAGCTGATGATTTTATTAACATGTTTAAGAAACAATTGAGGTTGCAGAGGCTTGATTCTTTTATCCGCTACAGAAACACCTTGTGA